The Astyanax mexicanus isolate ESR-SI-001 chromosome 20, AstMex3_surface, whole genome shotgun sequence genome contains a region encoding:
- the golga7 gene encoding golgin subfamily A member 7 produces MNSTKLHPDGFSGGSEDRGGDGAAAMAETHSLQDLRQQAAIASKVFVQRDYTSGTICKFQTKFPSELETRIEKQQFEETVQTLNNLYAEAEKLGGKSYLEGCLACLTAYTIFLCMETHYEKVLKKIAKYIQEQNEKVYAPLGLLLTDPIERGLRVVEITIFEDRSIGSR; encoded by the exons ATGAACAGCACGAAGTTGCACCCGGACGGTTTTAGCGGCGGATCCGAGGATCGGGGCGGAGACGGAGCAGCGGCCATGGCGGAG ACGCACAGCCTGCAGGACCTGCGGCAGCAAGCAGCCATCGCCTCCAAGGTGTTTGTGCAGCGAGACTACACATCTGGCACCATCTGCAAGTTCCAGACCAAGTTCCCCAGTGAGCTTGAGACCCGG ATTGAGAAGCAGCAGTTTGAGGAGACGGTGCAGACCCTGAATAACCTGTACGCCGAGGCCGAGAAGCTCGGGGGAAAGTCCTATCTGGAGGGGTGTCTGGCCTGTCTCACCGCTTACACTATTTTCCTCTGCATGGAGACCCACTACGAAAAA gtGCTAAAAAAGATCGCCAAGTACATCCAGGAGCAGAATGAGAAGGTTTATGCCCCTCTTGGCCTCCTCCTCACCGACCCAATCGAGAGAGGCTTGCGCGTC GTGGAGATAACCATATTTGAGGACAGAAGCATTGGATCAAGATAA